The stretch of DNA CGGCGTCGATCTCACCGTCGCCGCCGTCCACGAGGTCGTCGAGCCCGGTCGGGTCGACTTCGGCGGCGGCGAACTCGAATCCGCCGGGACCGCGCCCCACGCGAGCGCGAAGCGGAACCCCGACGACGACTACGAGTGGTGGACGCTGCGGGCGGGCCAGTACCTCCTTGAGTTCAACGAGTCCCTGACCGGCGAGGCGACGGTGACGCTCCAGCCCCGGACGGAACTGCTGGAACGCGGCGGCTCCCACCCGACGCTGCACGTCGACGAACTGCCCCGGGTGCCGCTGTCGGTCGGCGGCGCGGGCCTGCGGCTCAAGGAGAACGCCCGGGTCAGTACGGTCGTCGCCGCCGACGAGTAGCCCGGTCTCGCCCCGCTGTGGGGCCGGCACCGACCGCCCTCGCTTCGATGCGCTTTTGAAGCGCGGTCGATACCTCTCGGGTATGGCTGAATTCACCGTCGCCGTCTCCGACCCGGAGGACGGCCACACGTACCAGATCGACGTGGACGGACAGGACGCGAACCGATTCATCGGCCGCGAGCTCGGCGACGAGGTCGACGGCAGCGCCGTCGGCCTCGACGGCTACACGCTCGAACTCACCGGCGGCACCGACGCCGCCGGCCGCCCGATGCGGTCGGACCTCCGCGGCACCGGCACCGAGGAGATCCTCACCGACGGCGGCGTCGGCTTCAACCCGACCCGCGACGGCGAGCGCAAGCGCATCACCGTCCGCGGCCGCGAGGTCAGCGACCAGACGCGCCAGATCAACGCCCGCATCGCCGACCGCGGCGGCGACGCCGTCGCGGACCTGCTGGGCGACGACGAGTAACGAGTGCCAGAGCGCCTCCCCAGCGACCACGAGACCGTCGAGACGCATCGCGTGGCCGTCGAGCAGGTGGGCCGCTCGGGCCGCCCGCAGGTCGTCCTGCCCGACGCCGTCGGCCTCGACGACGGCGACGTGGTCGGCCTCGCCCTCGACGGCGACGACGGCTTCGCGGCCGTCGAGACCAGCCTCGACGGGGACACCGTCGTCCGTCACGTCGCCGACAACCGCCGGCAGGCCCGCGAGCGCGACGGGCCGAACCGCCTCGCCGAGTGGATCGCCGACGCAGCCGTCCAGCTGGGCGGGTCGGCTCACTTAGACGTCGTCACCGCCGACCACGAGTACGGCCTCCGGACCCCCGGCAAGCGCGTCGTCTACACCGCTACCGACGACCCCGACGACTCGCTGTCGGACATCGCGCGGGACCTCGACGGGTAGCTCCCGTTCTCCCGACTGATACTCGCGCGAAACCCTCAATATCCGCGGGACTGTACCACCGGTGACAGCCGTATGTCGGAGTCAGTCATCGCCGACTTCGTCGGCCAGTTCAACTCCGAGGCCTCGTCCCGCGGGGACCCCATCAAGGGACGCGTGGTCCTCTCCCAGAAGCGGCTGGTGCTGGCCGCAAGCGAGGACGACAAACTGACGATCCCGCTGGACGCCATCTTCGACATCGCCATCGGCCAGGTGCCGCCGGACCTGGGCGACTTCTTCGACTCGACGGTGACCG from Haloarcula litorea encodes:
- a CDS encoding dCTP deaminase, encoding MTDLTDYVTDLVHEPTQTESDGVDLTVAAVHEVVEPGRVDFGGGELESAGTAPHASAKRNPDDDYEWWTLRAGQYLLEFNESLTGEATVTLQPRTELLERGGSHPTLHVDELPRVPLSVGGAGLRLKENARVSTVVAADE
- a CDS encoding DUF7112 family protein; amino-acid sequence: MPERLPSDHETVETHRVAVEQVGRSGRPQVVLPDAVGLDDGDVVGLALDGDDGFAAVETSLDGDTVVRHVADNRRQARERDGPNRLAEWIADAAVQLGGSAHLDVVTADHEYGLRTPGKRVVYTATDDPDDSLSDIARDLDG
- a CDS encoding 30S ribosomal protein S6e, with amino-acid sequence MAEFTVAVSDPEDGHTYQIDVDGQDANRFIGRELGDEVDGSAVGLDGYTLELTGGTDAAGRPMRSDLRGTGTEEILTDGGVGFNPTRDGERKRITVRGREVSDQTRQINARIADRGGDAVADLLGDDE